One Ignavibacterium sp. DNA segment encodes these proteins:
- a CDS encoding PD-(D/E)XK nuclease family protein — protein MILSKTKTDGIDPDLLIDEYIQQQKLNQVLIIVPTNRKIRYLKRELITASPNKAVSLMHLYTLSTYTAKLFFENDLKRNKVLGEASGAVLLNRAFAETDLKYFSSYIDGIPSGTLDRIKNVINKYKLNGIKPEQLIEESHKLSGSEKLKAVDIANVYNKYLQLCVNLNVYEDGDVYSELLKFDLNKFEERFRTFFPEVNLVIVNGFDEFTIPEIEIINNTTNLNDLKLYVLFDYYNYNPSLFSHLDECYRNFSVKGFSEIKDTSQAGFTFFRQVLREKLFTLADKSQTRKSEVEVIKITGQTPEDEITLIAKEIKSLILDHKADVGSIAVAFNLISDHSNLIRDIFTRYGIPFNLTDRFPLSESQPVISIINLLEISENNFYYKNIFRALTGRWIKNNEIDLSNLLRVSSNLKIISGYNNWIDLIDRALEELKLSDEDDENNLLPAGLYTKAKSDIEKIYELVGKFRDKKTISEFRSDFKQLVFDLHIPERLVNDHPDSVEKNVKAVTTLLQISDELFSLLSQELGDLTKYPLGFFISQLKTALQFTRYNIKERHSSGVLVTSVNELRGLYFDNVFIGGMVDGEFPTRYQPEIFFSGSYRKDEYKHILEERYHFYQTLSSVKKRIYLSYARNSERKEFTPSSFLNDFTRIFNPIEKSTIDYESLIYSKMELLMKASTLMKKGKENVLSDSGINTEQLKQSIEIERIRNDDPFGESEYTGFIGESLTDEEKKKLLEQKEKQFSASQLEEYAKCPFQYFLKRILLLETIEEPSEEIEAFELGSLVHSILYEFYKTIKEKNILLKNCNDKTFKIAEKIIFEVAGKKVDRLNLQSTPAFFEREKIFGIAGNKQNSILYRFLETERNNEGSYIPQYFEIAFGSFNKSVPEYEVNVKDVKIRGKIDRIDLDEENEKYKVIDYKLSGKKPTKPDLESGISLQLPIYLYASRVLIQAQLNKELIPAQAVIYSLKLKKGEFGEKIIHISNKRNIEENELIESNKELIRICNEVIPLYVDKISKGIFNLSSLENRESKVCKYCDFRSICRIQEVN, from the coding sequence TTATTTTTTGAAAATGATCTTAAAAGAAATAAAGTACTTGGTGAAGCTTCCGGAGCTGTACTGCTAAACAGGGCTTTTGCTGAAACTGATCTGAAATATTTTTCAAGTTATATTGATGGTATTCCAAGTGGTACACTTGATAGAATTAAAAATGTTATTAATAAGTATAAACTTAATGGTATAAAACCAGAACAGCTTATAGAAGAATCTCATAAACTTTCAGGATCAGAAAAACTGAAAGCAGTTGACATTGCAAATGTGTACAATAAATATCTTCAATTATGTGTTAACCTTAATGTGTATGAAGATGGAGATGTTTATTCGGAACTGCTAAAATTTGATTTAAATAAATTTGAAGAAAGATTCAGAACTTTTTTCCCGGAAGTTAATCTCGTAATTGTAAATGGATTTGATGAGTTTACAATTCCAGAGATTGAAATAATCAACAACACAACAAATCTTAACGATCTGAAGCTATACGTGTTGTTTGATTATTATAATTATAATCCATCATTGTTTTCGCATCTTGATGAATGTTATAGAAATTTTTCTGTAAAAGGCTTTTCCGAAATAAAAGATACTTCACAGGCTGGTTTTACATTTTTCAGACAAGTATTAAGAGAAAAACTATTTACCCTTGCAGATAAAAGTCAAACCAGGAAGTCCGAAGTTGAAGTTATAAAAATAACCGGACAGACTCCTGAAGATGAGATTACACTTATAGCAAAAGAGATTAAATCGTTAATACTTGATCACAAAGCCGATGTTGGCTCAATTGCAGTAGCATTTAATCTAATTTCTGATCATTCAAATCTTATAAGAGATATTTTTACCCGGTATGGTATTCCTTTTAATCTGACAGACAGATTTCCGTTGAGTGAATCCCAACCTGTCATTTCTATTATAAATCTGCTTGAAATATCTGAGAATAATTTTTATTACAAAAATATTTTTCGTGCATTAACCGGAAGATGGATAAAAAATAACGAGATAGATCTTTCAAATCTGCTTAGAGTTTCATCAAACTTAAAGATCATTTCCGGCTATAATAACTGGATTGATCTGATTGACAGAGCATTGGAAGAATTAAAATTATCTGATGAAGATGATGAGAATAACTTATTACCTGCCGGTCTTTATACTAAGGCTAAAAGTGATATTGAAAAAATCTATGAGCTTGTTGGAAAATTCAGAGATAAAAAAACCATTTCAGAATTCAGGTCAGATTTTAAACAGCTTGTTTTTGATTTACATATTCCGGAAAGATTAGTCAATGATCATCCTGACTCAGTAGAGAAAAATGTTAAAGCAGTAACAACCTTGCTTCAAATATCCGATGAATTATTCAGCTTGCTTAGCCAGGAACTTGGTGACTTAACAAAATATCCGCTGGGATTTTTTATTTCACAATTAAAGACAGCTCTTCAGTTTACACGTTACAATATTAAAGAAAGACATTCAAGCGGAGTGCTTGTTACTTCAGTAAACGAGTTACGCGGTTTATACTTTGATAATGTTTTTATCGGCGGAATGGTTGATGGTGAATTTCCCACAAGATATCAGCCGGAGATTTTCTTTTCTGGTTCGTACAGAAAAGATGAGTATAAACATATACTTGAAGAAAGATATCATTTCTATCAAACATTATCATCTGTTAAGAAAAGAATTTATCTCAGTTATGCTAGAAACAGCGAGCGAAAAGAGTTTACACCTTCTTCGTTTTTAAATGATTTTACAAGAATTTTTAATCCAATTGAGAAAAGCACAATTGACTATGAATCATTGATTTATAGTAAAATGGAACTGCTGATGAAGGCTTCAACATTGATGAAAAAAGGTAAGGAGAATGTTTTATCTGATTCAGGTATTAATACTGAACAACTTAAACAAAGCATAGAAATTGAAAGAATAAGAAATGATGATCCGTTCGGTGAAAGTGAATATACAGGTTTTATTGGTGAATCATTAACTGATGAAGAAAAAAAGAAATTGCTCGAACAAAAAGAAAAACAATTTTCTGCATCTCAGTTAGAAGAATATGCAAAATGTCCGTTTCAATATTTTCTTAAGAGAATTCTCTTGCTGGAAACCATCGAAGAACCAAGTGAAGAAATCGAAGCTTTTGAGCTTGGCAGTTTGGTTCATTCAATCTTATATGAATTTTATAAAACTATTAAAGAGAAAAATATTTTACTTAAAAATTGTAACGACAAAACATTCAAGATTGCTGAAAAAATTATTTTTGAAGTTGCTGGAAAAAAAGTTGATAGATTAAATCTTCAATCAACACCGGCATTTTTTGAAAGAGAAAAAATATTTGGAATTGCTGGTAACAAACAAAACTCCATTCTTTATAGGTTTTTAGAAACTGAGCGCAATAATGAAGGTAGTTATATCCCTCAATACTTTGAAATTGCATTTGGAAGCTTTAATAAATCAGTGCCCGAATATGAAGTGAATGTTAAAGACGTTAAAATAAGAGGCAAGATTGACAGAATTGATCTGGATGAAGAGAATGAAAAGTATAAAGTAATTGATTATAAATTAAGCGGAAAAAAACCAACAAAACCTGATCTTGAATCGGGTATATCTCTTCAACTGCCAATTTATCTTTACGCTTCCAGAGTTTTGATTCAGGCTCAGTTGAATAAAGAATTAATTCCTGCTCAGGCAGTTATTTATTCTTTAAAACTTAAAAAAGGAGAATTTGGTGAAAAGATTATTCATATTTCCAACAAACGAAATATTGAAGAGAACGAACTGATCGAATCAAACAAAGAATTAATCAGGATTTGTAATGAGGTGATTCCGCTTTATGTAGATAAGATATCCAAAGGGATATTCAATCTTTCATCTCTGGAAAACAGAGAAAGCAAAGTATGCAAATATTGTGATTTCAGATCCATTTGCAGAATTCAGGAAGTTAATTGA
- a CDS encoding M1 family aminopeptidase — MKNLIVAVLMLVTQFAFAQSGKESCILGKTAQFNRLKKLAEINYPGDPKYDVKYYKLDLTINHTLQTISGNITCNAKVVQSNVTEIYYDFINSMIVDSVLFNGNSASFSRGTNTVIIQTNTTLNQDDDFTTIVYYHGTPASGGFGSFKFSSQGGNPLIWSLSEPYGAKDWWVVKDTPGDKADSADIWLTVSTSLTPVSNGNLIDVVNNGNGTHTYKWNVSYPIAPYLISLAITNYALYTNYYHYSPADSMPVTHYLYPSSLNANIPQLNKTPGMIEIFAERFGEYPFINEKYGHAQFGWGGGMEHQTISSMVGFGDGLIAHELAHMWYGDNITCKDWHHIWLNEGFATMGEGLIYEAWNGKSAYDNYIADEMYFAKFATGTIYVQNISSEWEIFDSYRTYSKACVVLHMLRGIVGDSTFFNILRTYSYHPSVSYGNAVTEDFQAIAESVSGLDLNYFFQQWIYGENFPKYSVVWSKNSLGGNLYDLALKITQNTNTNPSFFTMPIQIKVNSSVGDTIITVFNNAQEQNFNVTVANEPTSITIDPGNWILKNINSVVVGIEDEIQPQTFLLEQNYPNPFNPATKIKFNLASNEYTTLKVYDIIGKEIATLINNQMNEGQYEVTFDASNLPSGVYIYTLNAGSFNETRKMILMR, encoded by the coding sequence ATGAAAAACTTAATCGTAGCTGTTTTGATGCTTGTAACACAATTTGCTTTTGCACAAAGTGGTAAAGAAAGTTGTATCCTTGGTAAGACAGCACAATTCAATCGCTTAAAGAAATTAGCGGAAATAAATTATCCAGGCGATCCCAAGTATGATGTAAAATATTACAAACTCGATCTTACTATAAATCATACACTGCAGACTATTTCCGGAAACATAACCTGTAACGCAAAAGTGGTACAATCTAATGTAACAGAAATTTATTACGATTTTATAAACTCAATGATTGTAGATTCTGTTTTGTTTAATGGGAACAGTGCTTCTTTTTCAAGAGGAACAAACACAGTTATTATTCAGACAAATACAACATTAAACCAGGATGATGATTTTACAACAATTGTTTATTACCACGGAACACCGGCTTCAGGTGGTTTTGGAAGTTTTAAATTTAGTTCACAGGGCGGTAATCCTTTAATTTGGTCTTTAAGCGAGCCATACGGTGCAAAAGATTGGTGGGTTGTTAAAGATACTCCTGGAGATAAAGCAGATTCAGCTGATATCTGGCTTACAGTAAGCACATCTTTAACCCCAGTTTCAAATGGTAATTTAATTGATGTTGTGAATAACGGAAACGGCACACACACATATAAATGGAATGTCAGCTATCCGATTGCACCATATTTAATATCATTGGCAATAACTAATTATGCACTTTACACAAACTATTATCATTACAGCCCTGCGGATTCTATGCCGGTTACTCATTATTTATATCCATCGAGTTTAAATGCAAATATCCCGCAATTGAATAAAACGCCGGGTATGATTGAAATTTTTGCTGAAAGGTTTGGAGAATATCCGTTTATTAATGAAAAATACGGACACGCACAATTTGGCTGGGGCGGGGGAATGGAACATCAGACAATTTCTTCAATGGTAGGTTTTGGCGATGGATTGATTGCTCATGAATTAGCGCATATGTGGTATGGTGATAACATAACTTGTAAAGATTGGCACCATATATGGCTTAATGAAGGCTTTGCAACAATGGGTGAGGGACTTATCTATGAAGCATGGAACGGAAAGTCTGCATACGATAACTATATTGCTGATGAAATGTATTTTGCAAAATTTGCAACCGGTACAATCTATGTGCAAAATATTTCTTCTGAATGGGAAATTTTTGATTCATACAGAACTTATTCAAAAGCTTGTGTAGTTCTGCATATGTTAAGAGGCATCGTTGGTGATTCAACATTTTTTAATATACTAAGAACTTATTCTTATCATCCGAGTGTTTCCTACGGTAATGCAGTTACAGAGGATTTTCAGGCAATAGCAGAAAGTGTTTCAGGACTGGATTTAAATTACTTCTTCCAACAATGGATTTATGGCGAAAACTTTCCAAAGTATTCGGTTGTATGGAGCAAAAACAGTCTTGGCGGTAATTTATATGATCTTGCATTAAAGATTACGCAGAATACAAATACAAATCCGTCTTTTTTTACAATGCCAATACAAATTAAAGTAAATTCATCTGTTGGAGATACAATAATTACAGTTTTTAATAATGCACAAGAACAAAATTTTAATGTAACAGTTGCAAATGAACCAACATCAATAACGATTGACCCTGGTAATTGGATATTAAAAAACATTAATTCTGTTGTTGTTGGAATTGAAGATGAAATACAACCACAAACATTTTTACTTGAACAGAATTATCCTAATCCGTTTAATCCGGCTACTAAAATAAAATTCAATCTTGCTTCAAATGAATATACCACATTAAAGGTATATGATATTATCGGGAAAGAGATTGCAACATTAATTAATAATCAGATGAACGAAGGGCAGTACGAAGTAACTTTTGATGCAAGTAATCTGCCAAGCGGAGTTTATATTTATACTCTTAATGCAGGCAGTTTTAATGAGACAAGAAAAATGATATTGATGAGATGA
- the lepB gene encoding signal peptidase I has product MSFLEKLKKLFRKKERPKPTTLAGKIAEFFRQLAFAGIAALFIITFIVQNTRIPTGSMENTILVGDFVLVNKFIYGSSSPQYIWFTEIKLPYFTLPALREPQPKDIVVFEYPGDRDKLEPTQKNVNYVKRCIGIPGDTVEIKDKVVYVNGKEFWRPTYIKYLRPIQKGYVEPRIFPKGMPWNEDNYGPLVVPKKGMIIPLNIYNVEQWRTTIDREFGKRVVEIKGNTVVIDNIPVSSYTFKKDYYFMMGDNRDDSLDSRFWGFVPRNAVIGEAFITLFSWDRDIPFSQPIKLLGSIRPDRILKLLH; this is encoded by the coding sequence TTGTCTTTTTTAGAAAAATTGAAGAAACTGTTTAGAAAAAAAGAAAGACCAAAACCAACTACACTTGCAGGTAAAATTGCGGAGTTTTTTCGTCAACTGGCTTTTGCAGGAATAGCGGCACTTTTTATTATAACATTTATAGTCCAAAATACCAGAATCCCAACGGGCTCAATGGAAAACACTATTCTTGTCGGTGATTTTGTTCTTGTTAATAAATTTATCTACGGCTCAAGTTCGCCTCAATATATTTGGTTTACCGAAATTAAACTTCCTTATTTCACATTGCCAGCTCTTAGAGAGCCACAGCCAAAAGATATAGTTGTATTTGAATATCCCGGTGACCGCGATAAGCTTGAACCAACTCAGAAAAATGTAAACTACGTAAAAAGATGTATCGGGATACCCGGTGATACTGTGGAAATAAAAGATAAAGTTGTCTATGTAAATGGAAAGGAATTCTGGAGACCTACGTATATCAAGTATCTTAGACCAATTCAAAAAGGTTATGTTGAACCAAGAATCTTCCCAAAAGGAATGCCCTGGAATGAAGATAATTATGGTCCGCTTGTAGTCCCGAAAAAAGGGATGATAATACCATTAAATATCTATAATGTCGAACAATGGAGAACAACAATAGACAGGGAATTTGGAAAAAGAGTTGTCGAGATTAAGGGCAATACAGTTGTTATAGACAACATCCCGGTTTCTTCTTATACATTTAAGAAAGATTATTATTTTATGATGGGCGATAACAGAGATGATAGTCTGGATAGCAGATTTTGGGGCTTTGTTCCCCGTAATGCCGTAATTGGTGAAGCTTTTATTACTCTCTTTTCGTGGGATAGAGATATTCCGTTTTCACAACCGATAAAATTACTTGGTTCAATCAGACCTGATAGAATATTAAAACTGCTTCACTAA